The following coding sequences are from one Nicotiana tabacum cultivar K326 chromosome 1, ASM71507v2, whole genome shotgun sequence window:
- the LOC107812736 gene encoding galactan beta-1,4-galactosyltransferase GALS3 — MTKEKERKMFVGVVWNCAAELKLLLTAILFLCSLITILQFMPSRFSFTSSNFSTCISTPITPSTAFIDSISAINATSIPPPSTEKDELLKNGVIKRAFNPFGSAAYNFILMSAYRGGLNTFAVMGLASKPLHVYGKPSYQCEWIPNDDKLQSITVNGSKILPDWGYGRVYTVLVINCTFPIPVGTENGGKLVIHAATNGGGDTKFNTADTFVGLTETEQDFINFTAEFNKPPKYDFFYCGSSLYGNLSPQRVREWLAFHVRLFGEKSHFVIHDAGGIHEGVMAVLKPWMEKGYVTLQDIRDQERFDGYYHNQFLIVNDCLHRYRFQAKWMFFFDVDEFIFVPKKSTIKSVVDSLSDFTQFTIEQMPMSNKLCLEEDRGKSYRKWGFEKLVYKDIKRGIRRDRKYAVQPRNVIATGVHMSQNIVGKTTHKTEGRIKYFHYHGTIAERREPCRQLVNATAITVDRTPYAVDATMRDIAGTVKRFELKMIGSVLQRTRQ; from the exons atgacaaaggaaaaagagagaaaaatgttTGTTGGAGTTGTTTGGAATTGTGCAGCTGAGCTCAAACTTCTCCTTACTGCTATTCTTTTCCTCTGTTCACTTATCACCATTCTTCAATTCATGCCCTCTCGTTTCTctttcacttcttcaaattttagcACTTGTATCTCTACTCCTATAACCCCTTCTACCGCTTTTATTGATTCCATTTCCGCCATAAACGCCACCTCTATTCCACCGCCGTCAACGGAAAAGGACGAGCTTCTAAAAAATGGAGTTATTAAGCGCGCTTTCAATCCATTCGGTTCAGCTGCTTACAATTTTATACTTATGTCTGCTTACAGAGGCGGGCTTAACACTTTTGCTGTTATGGGTTTAGCTTCAAAACCTCTCCATGTGTACGGAAAACCCAGTTATCAGTGTGAATGGATCCCGAATGACGACAAGCTTCAATCCATTACTGTAAATGGTAGCAAAATCCTACCCGATTGGGGATACGGTAGAGTTTATACTGTTTTAGTTATCAATTGCACTTTCCCTATTCCAGTTGGTACTGAAAATGGAGGAAAACTCGTAATTCATGCCGCTACTAACGGCGGCGGGGACACTAAATTCAACACCGCCGACACTTTCGTAGGGTTAACTGAAACAGAACAGGATTTCATTAACTTCACTGCAGAATTCAATAAACCGCCAAAGTATGATTTCTTCTACTGTGGATCATCTTTATATGGGAATTTAAGTCCACAAAGAGTAAGAGAATGGTTAGCTTTTCACGTTAGATTATTTGGAGAGAAATCTCATTTCGTAATTCATGATGCTGGAGGTATACACGAAGGAGTAATGGCGGTTTTAAAGCCATGGATGGAGAAAGGATATGTAACATTACAAGACATTCGGGACCAAGAAAGATTTGATGGATATTATCATAATCAGTTTTTGATAGTGAATGATTGTTTACATAGGTATAGATTTCAAGCTAAATGGATGTTCTTTTTTGATGTGGATGAGTTCATATTTGTGCCTAAGAAGAGTACTATTAAATCTGTGGTGGATTCATTGTCGGATTTTACACAATTCACCATTGAACAGATGCCTATGTCCAACAAGCTCTGTCTTGAAGAAGACCGCGGTAAATCTTACAG AAAATGGGGGTTTGAGAAGCTAGTATACAAGGATATCAAGAGAGGAATAAGGAGGGACAGAAAATACGCGGTGCAACCGCGCAATGTGATAGCCACGGGCGTGCATATGTCACAGAACATAGTAGGCAAGACAACCCACAAAACAGAAGGGCGCATCAAGTATTTCCACTATCATGGGACCATTGCAGAACGTCGGGAGCCATGTCGGCAGCTGGTCAACGCCACGGCTATCACCGTTGACCGAACCCCGTATGCTGTTGACGCCACGATGAGGGACATTGCTGGAACTGTGAAGAGATTTGAACTCAAGATGATTGGTTCTGTACTACAAAGAACAAGACAATAA